The proteins below come from a single Lepidochelys kempii isolate rLepKem1 chromosome 20, rLepKem1.hap2, whole genome shotgun sequence genomic window:
- the CALCOCO1 gene encoding calcium-binding and coiled-coil domain-containing protein 1 isoform X3: MKRMEEVSPSKSQAQAHPTMAFLNVARTYVPNTKVECHYTLPPSMKPSARDWIGIFKVEASSVRDYYTFVWCVVPDGGAEGAPVHSSVQFHASYLPKPGAQQYQFRYVDRRGEVRGQSSPFQFSEPRPMDELVTLEEDDEGNMDMLLVVPKATLLQNQLEESQQEHSRLLREKLQLEEEVKELQARIEQLEGALGTMRDEHTKLAEQYKDLSSSHAAVMEERDALSRQQAGQLARIQELEEDVQALSEKVLQKEVELDRMKDTVKSLVREQEQIRHQLKEENAEKEHYQAQLEALCEQLRSTQDLLAASQQKVVLLGEELASASSIRDRTISDLHKSRLESAETNIKLADMTLKWKEGKGQWWKEKSNLLQSIEAEKDKILKLSAEVLKLEKNLQEERAQKQALKSELSHERDSSLVQLSESKRELKELRAALKVAEKEKEQLQEEKQELLEYARKLEERLEKVADEKWSEVTVAEEEETAATALSSLDSPLSDSEDESPEDMRIHTQLSPYSLCDNRSATKTPPCLREPMHRVVISQPAPITTQIKQATEDNSSDSEAEDEKAVLMAAVRSGGEEASLLLPELGSVFYEMASGITGRQPSDPGPCGMGTSPLDLPASPGLWKECPICKERFPLECDKEALEEHVDSHFFFSAHDPFAFE; the protein is encoded by the exons ATGAAGAGGATGGAGGAGGTGTCTCCCAGCAAGTCGCAGGCACAGGCCCACCCTACCATGGCCTTCCTCAACGTGGCCCGCACTTACGTGCCCAACACCAAGGTCGAGTGCCACTACACTCTGCCCCCCAGCATGAAGCCGTCGGCCCGCGACTGGATCGGGATATTCAAG GTGGAGGCCTCGTCTGTGCGGGATTACTACACCTTCGTGTGGTGCGTGGTGCCCGACGGAGGCGCGGAGGGGGCGCCCGTCCATTCCAGCGTCCAGTTCCATG CCAGCTACCTGCCCAAGCCGGGGGCCCAGCAGTACCAGTTCCGCTACGTGGACCGCCGTGGCGAGGTGCGCGGCCAGAGCAGCCCCTTCCAGTTCAGCGAGCCCCGGCCCATGGACGAGCTCGTCACACTGGAGGAGGATGACGAGGGCAACATGGACATGTTGCTGGTGGTGCCCAAGGCCACCCTGCTGCAG AACCAGCTGGAGGAGAGCCAGCaggagcacagcaggctgctgcGAGAGAAactccagctggaggaggaggtgaaGGAGCTGCAGGCCCGGATTGAGCagctggagggggctctgggcaccaTGCGGGATGAGCACACCAAGCTGGCCGAGCAGTACAAG GATCTCTCGAGCTCCCATGCAGCCGTGATGGAGGAGCGGGATGCCCTGAGCCGGCAGCAGGCGGGACAGCTGGCCCGCatccaggagctggaggaggacgTTCAGGCCCTGAGCGAGAAGGTGCTGCAGAAGGAGGTGGAATTGGACAG GATGAAGGACACGGTGAAGTCCCTGGTACGGGAGCAGGAGCAGATCCGTCACCAGCTCAAGGAGGAGAACGCCGAGAAGGAGCATTACCAG GCCCAGCTGGAAGCGCTGTGTGAGCAGCTCCGCTCCACCCAGGACCTCCTTGCCGCCAGCCAGCAGAAAGtggtgctgctgggggaggagttGGCCAGCGCATCCTCCATCAGGGACCGCACCATCTCGGACCTGCACAAGAGCCGGCTGGAGTCAGCCGAGACCAACATCAAGCTGGCGGACATGACCctgaaatggaaggaggggaaaGGCCAGTGGTGGAAGGAGAAGAGCAACCTGCTGCAGAGCATAGAG GCAGAGAAGGACAAGATCCTGAAGCTGAGTGCCGAGGTGCTGAAGCTGGAGAAGAACCTGCAGGAGGAGCGAGCCCAGAAGCAGGCGCTGAAATCTGAACTGTCCCACGAGAGGGACTCCAGCCTG gtgcAGCTGTCGGAGAGCAAGCGGGAGCTCAAGGAGCTGCGTGCGGCCCTGAAGGTGGCTgagaaggagaaggagcagctgcaggaggagaaacaG gagctgctggagtaCGCCCGCAAGCTGGAGGAGCGGCTGGAGAAGGTGGCCGACGAGAAGTGGAGCGAGGTGACGGTGGCCGAGGAGGAGGAGACGGCGGCCACGGCGCTGA gctcccTGGACTCCCCACTCTCGGACTCGGAGGACGAGTCCCCCGAGGACATGAGGATCCACACCCAGCTCAGCCCTTACAGCCTGTGCGACAACCGATCGGCCACCAAGACCCCGCCGTGCCTGCGGGAGCCCATGCACAGGGTGGTGATCAGCCAGCCGGCCCCCATCACCACCCAGATCAAGCAGGCCACTGAGGACAACAGCTCCGACTCA GAGGCGGAGGACGAGAAGGCTGTGCTGATGGCAGCCGTGCGGAGCGGAGGGGAAGAGGCCAGTCTGCTGCTGCCCGAGCTGGGCAGCGTCTTCTATGAGATGGCAAG CGGCATCACAGGCCGCCAGCCGTCGGACCCGGGCCCGTGTGGGATGGGCACCTCCC
- the CALCOCO1 gene encoding calcium-binding and coiled-coil domain-containing protein 1 isoform X2, which produces MEEVSPSKSQAQAHPTMAFLNVARTYVPNTKVECHYTLPPSMKPSARDWIGIFKVEASSVRDYYTFVWCVVPDGGAEGAPVHSSVQFHASYLPKPGAQQYQFRYVDRRGEVRGQSSPFQFSEPRPMDELVTLEEDDEGNMDMLLVVPKATLLQNQLEESQQEHSRLLREKLQLEEEVKELQARIEQLEGALGTMRDEHTKLAEQYKDLSSSHAAVMEERDALSRQQAGQLARIQELEEDVQALSEKVLQKEVELDRMKDTVKSLVREQEQIRHQLKEENAEKEHYQVKLQASEQESRNLACDLLLAKTRHGEKVSQALVLQEDISKLQQKLAAAQQRTAQLEALCEQLRSTQDLLAASQQKVVLLGEELASASSIRDRTISDLHKSRLESAETNIKLADMTLKWKEGKGQWWKEKSNLLQSIEAEKDKILKLSAEVLKLEKNLQEERAQKQALKSELSHERDSSLVQLSESKRELKELRAALKVAEKEKEQLQEEKQELLEYARKLEERLEKVADEKWSEVTVAEEEETAATALSSLDSPLSDSEDESPEDMRIHTQLSPYSLCDNRSATKTPPCLREPMHRVVISQPAPITTQIKQATEDNSSDSEAEDEKAVLMAAVRSGGEEASLLLPELGSVFYEMASGITGRQPSDPGPCGMGTSPLDLPASPGLWKECPICKERFPLECDKEALEEHVDSHFFFSAHDPFAFE; this is translated from the exons ATGGAGGAGGTGTCTCCCAGCAAGTCGCAGGCACAGGCCCACCCTACCATGGCCTTCCTCAACGTGGCCCGCACTTACGTGCCCAACACCAAGGTCGAGTGCCACTACACTCTGCCCCCCAGCATGAAGCCGTCGGCCCGCGACTGGATCGGGATATTCAAG GTGGAGGCCTCGTCTGTGCGGGATTACTACACCTTCGTGTGGTGCGTGGTGCCCGACGGAGGCGCGGAGGGGGCGCCCGTCCATTCCAGCGTCCAGTTCCATG CCAGCTACCTGCCCAAGCCGGGGGCCCAGCAGTACCAGTTCCGCTACGTGGACCGCCGTGGCGAGGTGCGCGGCCAGAGCAGCCCCTTCCAGTTCAGCGAGCCCCGGCCCATGGACGAGCTCGTCACACTGGAGGAGGATGACGAGGGCAACATGGACATGTTGCTGGTGGTGCCCAAGGCCACCCTGCTGCAG AACCAGCTGGAGGAGAGCCAGCaggagcacagcaggctgctgcGAGAGAAactccagctggaggaggaggtgaaGGAGCTGCAGGCCCGGATTGAGCagctggagggggctctgggcaccaTGCGGGATGAGCACACCAAGCTGGCCGAGCAGTACAAG GATCTCTCGAGCTCCCATGCAGCCGTGATGGAGGAGCGGGATGCCCTGAGCCGGCAGCAGGCGGGACAGCTGGCCCGCatccaggagctggaggaggacgTTCAGGCCCTGAGCGAGAAGGTGCTGCAGAAGGAGGTGGAATTGGACAG GATGAAGGACACGGTGAAGTCCCTGGTACGGGAGCAGGAGCAGATCCGTCACCAGCTCAAGGAGGAGAACGCCGAGAAGGAGCATTACCAG gtCAAGCTGCAGGCCTCGGAGCAGGAGAGCCGGAACCTGGCCTGCgacctgctgctggccaagaCCCGGCACGGCGAGAAGGTGTCGCAGGCCCTGGTGCTGCAGGAGGACATCAGCAAGCTGCAGCAGAAGCTGGCAGCCGCACAGCAGAGGACG GCCCAGCTGGAAGCGCTGTGTGAGCAGCTCCGCTCCACCCAGGACCTCCTTGCCGCCAGCCAGCAGAAAGtggtgctgctgggggaggagttGGCCAGCGCATCCTCCATCAGGGACCGCACCATCTCGGACCTGCACAAGAGCCGGCTGGAGTCAGCCGAGACCAACATCAAGCTGGCGGACATGACCctgaaatggaaggaggggaaaGGCCAGTGGTGGAAGGAGAAGAGCAACCTGCTGCAGAGCATAGAG GCAGAGAAGGACAAGATCCTGAAGCTGAGTGCCGAGGTGCTGAAGCTGGAGAAGAACCTGCAGGAGGAGCGAGCCCAGAAGCAGGCGCTGAAATCTGAACTGTCCCACGAGAGGGACTCCAGCCTG gtgcAGCTGTCGGAGAGCAAGCGGGAGCTCAAGGAGCTGCGTGCGGCCCTGAAGGTGGCTgagaaggagaaggagcagctgcaggaggagaaacaG gagctgctggagtaCGCCCGCAAGCTGGAGGAGCGGCTGGAGAAGGTGGCCGACGAGAAGTGGAGCGAGGTGACGGTGGCCGAGGAGGAGGAGACGGCGGCCACGGCGCTGA gctcccTGGACTCCCCACTCTCGGACTCGGAGGACGAGTCCCCCGAGGACATGAGGATCCACACCCAGCTCAGCCCTTACAGCCTGTGCGACAACCGATCGGCCACCAAGACCCCGCCGTGCCTGCGGGAGCCCATGCACAGGGTGGTGATCAGCCAGCCGGCCCCCATCACCACCCAGATCAAGCAGGCCACTGAGGACAACAGCTCCGACTCA GAGGCGGAGGACGAGAAGGCTGTGCTGATGGCAGCCGTGCGGAGCGGAGGGGAAGAGGCCAGTCTGCTGCTGCCCGAGCTGGGCAGCGTCTTCTATGAGATGGCAAG CGGCATCACAGGCCGCCAGCCGTCGGACCCGGGCCCGTGTGGGATGGGCACCTCCC
- the CALCOCO1 gene encoding calcium-binding and coiled-coil domain-containing protein 1 isoform X1 translates to MKRMEEVSPSKSQAQAHPTMAFLNVARTYVPNTKVECHYTLPPSMKPSARDWIGIFKVEASSVRDYYTFVWCVVPDGGAEGAPVHSSVQFHASYLPKPGAQQYQFRYVDRRGEVRGQSSPFQFSEPRPMDELVTLEEDDEGNMDMLLVVPKATLLQNQLEESQQEHSRLLREKLQLEEEVKELQARIEQLEGALGTMRDEHTKLAEQYKDLSSSHAAVMEERDALSRQQAGQLARIQELEEDVQALSEKVLQKEVELDRMKDTVKSLVREQEQIRHQLKEENAEKEHYQVKLQASEQESRNLACDLLLAKTRHGEKVSQALVLQEDISKLQQKLAAAQQRTAQLEALCEQLRSTQDLLAASQQKVVLLGEELASASSIRDRTISDLHKSRLESAETNIKLADMTLKWKEGKGQWWKEKSNLLQSIEAEKDKILKLSAEVLKLEKNLQEERAQKQALKSELSHERDSSLVQLSESKRELKELRAALKVAEKEKEQLQEEKQELLEYARKLEERLEKVADEKWSEVTVAEEEETAATALSSLDSPLSDSEDESPEDMRIHTQLSPYSLCDNRSATKTPPCLREPMHRVVISQPAPITTQIKQATEDNSSDSEAEDEKAVLMAAVRSGGEEASLLLPELGSVFYEMASGITGRQPSDPGPCGMGTSPLDLPASPGLWKECPICKERFPLECDKEALEEHVDSHFFFSAHDPFAFE, encoded by the exons ATGAAGAGGATGGAGGAGGTGTCTCCCAGCAAGTCGCAGGCACAGGCCCACCCTACCATGGCCTTCCTCAACGTGGCCCGCACTTACGTGCCCAACACCAAGGTCGAGTGCCACTACACTCTGCCCCCCAGCATGAAGCCGTCGGCCCGCGACTGGATCGGGATATTCAAG GTGGAGGCCTCGTCTGTGCGGGATTACTACACCTTCGTGTGGTGCGTGGTGCCCGACGGAGGCGCGGAGGGGGCGCCCGTCCATTCCAGCGTCCAGTTCCATG CCAGCTACCTGCCCAAGCCGGGGGCCCAGCAGTACCAGTTCCGCTACGTGGACCGCCGTGGCGAGGTGCGCGGCCAGAGCAGCCCCTTCCAGTTCAGCGAGCCCCGGCCCATGGACGAGCTCGTCACACTGGAGGAGGATGACGAGGGCAACATGGACATGTTGCTGGTGGTGCCCAAGGCCACCCTGCTGCAG AACCAGCTGGAGGAGAGCCAGCaggagcacagcaggctgctgcGAGAGAAactccagctggaggaggaggtgaaGGAGCTGCAGGCCCGGATTGAGCagctggagggggctctgggcaccaTGCGGGATGAGCACACCAAGCTGGCCGAGCAGTACAAG GATCTCTCGAGCTCCCATGCAGCCGTGATGGAGGAGCGGGATGCCCTGAGCCGGCAGCAGGCGGGACAGCTGGCCCGCatccaggagctggaggaggacgTTCAGGCCCTGAGCGAGAAGGTGCTGCAGAAGGAGGTGGAATTGGACAG GATGAAGGACACGGTGAAGTCCCTGGTACGGGAGCAGGAGCAGATCCGTCACCAGCTCAAGGAGGAGAACGCCGAGAAGGAGCATTACCAG gtCAAGCTGCAGGCCTCGGAGCAGGAGAGCCGGAACCTGGCCTGCgacctgctgctggccaagaCCCGGCACGGCGAGAAGGTGTCGCAGGCCCTGGTGCTGCAGGAGGACATCAGCAAGCTGCAGCAGAAGCTGGCAGCCGCACAGCAGAGGACG GCCCAGCTGGAAGCGCTGTGTGAGCAGCTCCGCTCCACCCAGGACCTCCTTGCCGCCAGCCAGCAGAAAGtggtgctgctgggggaggagttGGCCAGCGCATCCTCCATCAGGGACCGCACCATCTCGGACCTGCACAAGAGCCGGCTGGAGTCAGCCGAGACCAACATCAAGCTGGCGGACATGACCctgaaatggaaggaggggaaaGGCCAGTGGTGGAAGGAGAAGAGCAACCTGCTGCAGAGCATAGAG GCAGAGAAGGACAAGATCCTGAAGCTGAGTGCCGAGGTGCTGAAGCTGGAGAAGAACCTGCAGGAGGAGCGAGCCCAGAAGCAGGCGCTGAAATCTGAACTGTCCCACGAGAGGGACTCCAGCCTG gtgcAGCTGTCGGAGAGCAAGCGGGAGCTCAAGGAGCTGCGTGCGGCCCTGAAGGTGGCTgagaaggagaaggagcagctgcaggaggagaaacaG gagctgctggagtaCGCCCGCAAGCTGGAGGAGCGGCTGGAGAAGGTGGCCGACGAGAAGTGGAGCGAGGTGACGGTGGCCGAGGAGGAGGAGACGGCGGCCACGGCGCTGA gctcccTGGACTCCCCACTCTCGGACTCGGAGGACGAGTCCCCCGAGGACATGAGGATCCACACCCAGCTCAGCCCTTACAGCCTGTGCGACAACCGATCGGCCACCAAGACCCCGCCGTGCCTGCGGGAGCCCATGCACAGGGTGGTGATCAGCCAGCCGGCCCCCATCACCACCCAGATCAAGCAGGCCACTGAGGACAACAGCTCCGACTCA GAGGCGGAGGACGAGAAGGCTGTGCTGATGGCAGCCGTGCGGAGCGGAGGGGAAGAGGCCAGTCTGCTGCTGCCCGAGCTGGGCAGCGTCTTCTATGAGATGGCAAG CGGCATCACAGGCCGCCAGCCGTCGGACCCGGGCCCGTGTGGGATGGGCACCTCCC